CAAAGCCTACTTTTGTTTTTTAGTAAAAAAATTCAGTAAGTCTACATGTACCCCCTGGATCATGGTTTGTGCTCAAGCTCAAGTTTGAAGGTCGAATCACCGGGTGCTAAATGCAACATTCAATTTCTGCTGCAACTAATTTGTTAGGTTCTTTAGGGATCTTACCcaattcatagcagaagtagatGTGGTAGCCTCTGGGAAGACCATCGACGGGTTACGATAGATGCTTGAAGACCACTCGCCTAAGTTGGATCAATCCGCCAGGATGCAACAGAGCCACCGGAGCTTCGATAGTAGGCGGATGCGAACATGTCCATGGTGATGTGCACCATTGGATGAAAGTAGGGAAGGCAAACTTGAAGTTTCAGGGTagggatgggggagggggcagCTGGCGTTTGCAGGGCTTTTTGTTGCCACGGTGGTGTTGCGGTGGCAGAACGACGGTGGATCGTGGGCAGACGGCGTCGTAGTCGGCGCCACCGCGCCATTCGCGGGGATCAGGTGGGAGGTTTCTGCGGGCGTTTGCTGCATTGCAACAGACCGCGCATTGCAACGATCACTCGGGACGAGCGGTCGCGCGTGGATAAGTCGCACGCGTGATCTGATGGCTGTGCGCGGGTTGATCCGATGGCTGCGGGGTGGTTTAATTTTCTAACAAATCAGCCGGCTGCTGATTTGTAGCACGCTGCACAATGAAAATGAATGCAGACGAcatgtttttcttcttcttcttccagtTTACTTATGCAAACGAGCTAAAACATCCTACACCACTTTTATGCAAGTTGGATAGGAGTACAGGACCCACCAGCTTGTTTATTCAGAAATCATATTACCAACTTTCTAGCAATCTCAGTAATCATACCTATCCCTCGAGGCATTGAACGCGCTAATGGTTGTGATCTTTTATTTAATCAAGAGTGTTACACCAAACAGTGAGTGAGAAAACACCACCTTTACATGATTTTGTTACAACTTACAAATGAACAAACTCCTTGCATTGTTTGTAATAAAAATGCGTAGCATATTTACCATGCTCGCAAACAAATTTACACAATGCTCCAAAACCATATTAGTCACTCTTATGAACAAATAGTCACCTTTAGATGTTTATTAGGGTGGATCTTTGCAGCCTCCTTCACTGCAGCATAGGTCGCCGTGGTGCCTCCACCATGGTGCGAAAATTCAAGGAGAACATGCTCCAGGCTTAGCAGATGCTCTATGCCAGACACACCAGCTGACTCCTCTGGGTGTCCCTTCTCGAAATTTAGCTCAAGCACTTGGACATTTGGCAAGGCACCGATTTTAAAGCTCAGAGATGGAAAGCTGCCTTGTATATGCAGCTTGTTAAGAGTTTGAAACCCATCTCGCATAAATACGACTTGTTTCTCATCGTCGGGCATATGTTTTTTGTCCCCTGAACTTTGAGTAACCTCACAAAATAATTCCAGTTCTCTTAAGTTGGCAATTTCACCCAGCTCTTTCAGGACACTCGCAGAACTCCCCCAACTCCTGTTGTTGGCGCACGACAATGTTACCAGCGCCTTCATCTTGCTTATCTCATGGGGTAACTTGGCGTTTCCCGCCAGCAAATGCATAAGATTTTCCAGTCCGACAATGCTTGGAGGTAGCTCTTTTACCTTTGTGGATCTCACGTCCAGTGTTTGCAGGTATATAAGTTCCGCAATCTTTTCCGGGAGCTCACTGATATCTGTTCCCCGAAGGCTCAAGTACCTCAGGTGCAGCAACTCCCAGAGGCCATCAAGGAGCACTGCACCTTCACAGCCTTCGAGGTCTAGCACTCGCAGTCGCTTTGAACTCAATTTAGTCTGTGGAGGCAAGGCACTAGCTTTACCCAAGACGGTGACTGAGCGAACATAAGATAAGTCCGCTCCAATATCTAGTTTAGTGCTGTTCTGCAGAGATAGCCATCGGACAGCGGGGTTGCTGGGTGAGAGTGAGGCACCTCGTTGCTCCGCATGTATCAAACAGACAAATTTATTTTTCGTGGCCTGCCAAACAATGAATTCGTGTATTACTCGATGAACTGTGCAACTCCTAGGGGTGCCATCATGGCTCCACTGCGATGGCTTGATAAGTTTTCTGGCAATGAGCTCGTGGATGTGGCATCCTGCTGTATCCTCCATGGAATGGTTTTCCCGTCTTCGGATGAACCCATTTGCAAGCCATAGCCTCACAAGACGCTCTATGTCAATCTCATGGTTCGCTGGAAATATGCTTAGGTACAGCAGACATGCCCTGAGATCTGGAGATAGGCTATTGTATGTAACTTTGATGAATTGTTTCATCTGTTCTAGTTCCACCCGTTGCAGTCCTGACCGCTCACATGCATCTTTTGTTTGTGGCTTGTTGTCGAAAACGCCACTCATACTTCCAGAAACTTTGCGGGAAAACAAAGTTTCCACCTCGGCTTCAACAGGAACAGGGCCACCAGCCTTTGCAGCATCCTCAATTCTTGTCGTGATAATTATCCGACTACCCAGATTGTTCTCCGGAAAACAAGACTCCATTGCCATCCATTGATCAGTACTCCGTAAATCATCAATCATAACAAGATAGCTGCATGAAAAACAGAAAGGAAATGCATAAACAAGTAGTATATAAAGTCGTAGAGACCTTTTATGTGAACCAAACAAGCAAGAGGGGACTAAGGAACATTGAAGAGTTTGAAGCCCTTTAAATAGAGAAAAGTCCACTTTACAACACCAAACTAATAACCACTCGGTTTTAAACTCAACCCTCAGCTTCAAAAACGGCAATCCGACACCCCGAATTAATCACCTGGTTTAACATCCAACCCCAGTCCGGATTTCACTCAGTGGAGTGGTTTAACCGCGTTGACTGACGAGTCAACCCGCCAGCTGCATACCGACTCTTTTTTTTACTTGTTTTTGTTACCCCCACTCTTGCTCTCCGGACCGACGGCAGCAGTAGCGTCCAGATCGGGCCGGCCCCCCAAATCAGGATCTACTCGAAGGTGCCCTCCCTCCGACGTAGAGACGGCAGCTTCGGGCTGCTCCTCAGCGAGCACGAGCCCATGTCCAACGAATATTTTGCACCGCGCAACGACTACCTCCAATAGGAGCCATGCTGGGCGGCGTCACTGGGAATCCGTCGGCTGGCAAAGCGCTGGTGGCTAGCCGGTTGAATTCTGTCAGTTGGGAGGGACGCTCGGGTTCATCTCGCCAAATTTCGTCGGTCGGTTGGGAATGCGCTGGGCGCCTGGCCGCTCGGGTTGGGAGGGACGCTCGGGTTCATCTCGCCTGTATACATCAGCTAGGAGGCGCATGCGGGCGGCGCCTCTCTGATTCATTTGCAGTGGCAGTATGGGGAGAGTTGCAGTCACGTCGGCGCGACATTGGGTAGCAGTGTGTATGGGTCAGTGGCAGCAGACTTTTCTCTTAAATGCTTGAAGTTCTAGGTTTGTCCTAACTCCTAAGTGGAATTATTTAAAATTTATCTTGGACAAATCTAAGTAGAACTGTAGAACTACAATTATTTCAAAGTGGAGGGAATGTCTGAGCAAATAAGGTTACCTGTGATTCTGCAAAAGCTGCTTCAGACTCTTAGTCAATTGATCCACATCGCCAGCATCACCTGTTCCTATGTGCTGGCTGTCCACTTGTTTTATCATATTCATGATCAACTTGGGCATGTCTGGCTTCCAGCCTGCCGACACCGACACGTGGCAACTGAATTTCCCTTTGATGCGCTCACATACCTCAAAGGCGAGCTCCGTCTTCTCGAGGTCGTCCATCGGAAAGATGCATACCACCTCGCGTCTCTCGGTGCCCGCACCAGCCATCATCTTCTGTAAATAGTATTTCCTCTGTTCGTCCAGGCTGCAGCTGTCCGTGTAGAGCCCCGTCAGCTGCGGGTTGGCGTCCGGCGGTAGTATATGCTCGGTCACCTCGTCGGTCACCTTGTCGAAGCCTGACTGGACTTCATGAATAAGCTCGGCGTCGTGGTGTTGACTTGCTTGTTCAAACCATTCCTTGATACCCTGGTTGTGCGCTGTCGCGACGTCGACGTTATTGGCGTCCGCATGTTCAGAGAAGCGGTGGAGCCAATACACGATGCCGTTCAGTGTGACACGGATGAAGGGGAGGTCCAGGGAGACAATAATATCCTGCGGCATCAGCTTGTTGAAACTTTTATCCACTACATCAACCCTGCCCTGGAGCATGCTTATGTCCGGGGTCAAGCGTGGCCTCCTCTTATTCTTGATTTGTAGGTGTTGATTCCATTTAACTCCTGGAATGTTCTCAGTATATATAGCCAGCAGCGTTAGCACTATGGCCAGTATTGACCCGAAAGCTTCCCTCCAAGGTTCCTGCATCTTCTCCTCAAAATCTAACAAAAGATCCTCCACGTTCTCCCAAAGAATTAACAAAAGATGCTGCATCAGCCGAGAAGTAAACATAAAATGTGCTGCAGCCATCGACTCATGCAGGATCTGTTGATCAAAGCACAGCATACTGGCTGCTACATACAAGCTGATTTCCGAACAAAACTTTAGCAGATGGACTAGTCCGTTAGAGTCTGGTGTGCTCGCTGGCCATTGATGTAGCAGCCACAGGTGTAAGTAACAAAGAGCTGACGAGCAGCTAGCGATGCAAAGCACCCTTCTGAGCATAGACGTCAGAATTATCCTGTCCTCTGCATAGAAGGAGGCCAAGCATATCAGAATAGCTCCAACTGAGCCGAGAACGATGACGCACGATCTGCGCGACGTGGCAACTTTTATGCTCACCCCATGCTCAGGATGACAAAGATAAACATTGAACCATGCAAGCAGTGCAGCAAGCTCCGGCACGCAAACAAATACGATATCCTCCCGAAGCCATTCTGCGGCCATTGCGTGAGCTGTCATCATGAGCATTATAATGCTGGTCTTATGCATCACCGGCAGCACCTGTACTACAACACCAGGGTTGAGTCCAATGGGCGGTGAGGCCATCATCACTGTTAGTGCACATAGTGCCGAACTGAAGAACAGAAGAAAATTGGAGACAATAAAAATGCCGTCTTCTAGTTGTCCTTTGGATTGAAACCATACTCCCAATGACAACTGTATAAAATGAGGTACCATTGCTACTTTCATCAACTCCCATTGTGTGCATTTTTCTACGGGATCCTCTCCACTTCCATTTTGGTCCTCGGTCTGTGTATTTTCTTCCAAGGGGACCTCTTCACTTTGGTACTGGCTCTGTGTATCTTCTTCCCGGTTAACCTCTTCACTTTGCTT
The Aegilops tauschii subsp. strangulata cultivar AL8/78 chromosome 3, Aet v6.0, whole genome shotgun sequence genome window above contains:
- the LOC123497452 gene encoding uncharacterized protein, producing the protein MAERETEEIIGDTYQEHDQGYDELMPHNPVKLLHKYHLLLLILAFGTSVILQAVLRSEGMVGFKTALADFNILLFVMGLMNSLVWMCSRKSIFAGLETYFRAAAVVLEDYVLLTTLNKRYIEMVTIPLMIFAFIAALWFTLPVPKLGTQNEYRSGEISLEKEKESSYQSEENLLKKDAQSQYQSKEVPLEENTQTKDQNEEVRLEGYTQSEYESGEISLEKDHLPSMHREYQSEDSLLKKDTQGEKQSEEVNREEDTQSQYQSEEVPLEENTQTEDQNGSGEDPVEKCTQWELMKVAMVPHFIQLSLGVWFQSKGQLEDGIFIVSNFLLFFSSALCALTVMMASPPIGLNPGVVVQVLPVMHKTSIIMLMMTAHAMAAEWLREDIVFVCVPELAALLAWFNVYLCHPEHGVSIKVATSRRSCVIVLGSVGAILICLASFYAEDRIILTSMLRRVLCIASCSSALCYLHLWLLHQWPASTPDSNGLVHLLKFCSEISLYVAASMLCFDQQILHESMAAAHFMFTSRLMQHLLLILWENVEDLLLDFEEKMQEPWREAFGSILAIVLTLLAIYTENIPGVKWNQHLQIKNKRRPRLTPDISMLQGRVDVVDKSFNKLMPQDIIVSLDLPFIRVTLNGIVYWLHRFSEHADANNVDVATAHNQGIKEWFEQASQHHDAELIHEVQSGFDKVTDEVTEHILPPDANPQLTGLYTDSCSLDEQRKYYLQKMMAGAGTERREVVCIFPMDDLEKTELAFEVCERIKGKFSCHVSVSAGWKPDMPKLIMNMIKQVDSQHIGTGDAGDVDQLTKSLKQLLQNHSYLVMIDDLRSTDQWMAMESCFPENNLGSRIIITTRIEDAAKAGGPVPVEAEVETLFSRKVSGSMSGVFDNKPQTKDACERSGLQRVELEQMKQFIKVTYNSLSPDLRACLLYLSIFPANHEIDIERLVRLWLANGFIRRRENHSMEDTAGCHIHELIARKLIKPSQWSHDGTPRSCTVHRVIHEFIVWQATKNKFVCLIHAEQRGASLSPSNPAVRWLSLQNSTKLDIGADLSYVRSVTVLGKASALPPQTKLSSKRLRVLDLEGCEGAVLLDGLWELLHLRYLSLRGTDISELPEKIAELIYLQTLDVRSTKVKELPPSIVGLENLMHLLAGNAKLPHEISKMKALVTLSCANNRSWGSSASVLKELGEIANLRELELFCEVTQSSGDKKHMPDDEKQVVFMRDGFQTLNKLHIQGSFPSLSFKIGALPNVQVLELNFEKGHPEESAGVSGIEHLLSLEHVLLEFSHHGGGTTATYAAVKEAAKIHPNKHLKVTICS